From Simkaniaceae bacterium, a single genomic window includes:
- a CDS encoding ABC transporter ATP-binding protein: MTPLLSVKNLNIIFHQEQRDVHAVRGASFTLYQSEMLAIVGESGSGKSVTAKALMHLLPSEGNSVYADEMRLFKAATGAQCGLERISHTISSEDEQDGASDLVFSGREHCQIDKTSPGKDEDDVTDCTDSPRKRENCGLDLLQLKNRDYRRLCGTQIAIIMQDPMTALNPTMTIGKQIEECIRRAFPKLSSRSLKTKTLELLSLVKLPDPARHYRQYPFELSGGMCQRVAIAMAFAFSPQIIIADEPTTALDVTTQSEILKLMKDLQKKTQTSIILITHDLSIVARYCDRVIVMYAGKIVESASICDLFYHPKHPYTQLLLQSLPNAVIEGDRLTPIEGKPPDLSKLLPGCSFFDRCPYAMEICENHSPPLTQMENKHDSACWLHHKKEPL; this comes from the coding sequence ATGACTCCTTTATTAAGCGTTAAAAACCTCAATATTATTTTTCATCAAGAACAGCGCGATGTTCATGCCGTGAGAGGGGCTTCATTTACACTATATCAAAGTGAAATGCTGGCTATTGTAGGTGAATCGGGATCAGGCAAAAGTGTAACGGCCAAAGCTCTGATGCATCTACTCCCCTCTGAGGGAAACTCCGTTTATGCCGATGAGATGCGCCTCTTTAAGGCGGCCACCGGCGCGCAATGCGGGCTAGAGCGCATTTCTCACACTATTTCGAGTGAAGATGAGCAGGATGGTGCGTCAGATTTGGTCTTCTCGGGGCGAGAACATTGTCAAATAGACAAGACGAGCCCCGGGAAGGATGAAGATGACGTGACAGACTGCACAGATTCACCGAGAAAGCGTGAGAATTGCGGGCTAGATTTATTGCAATTAAAAAATCGCGACTACCGACGCCTTTGTGGAACACAAATTGCAATCATCATGCAAGATCCCATGACTGCTCTAAATCCGACAATGACCATTGGAAAACAAATTGAAGAGTGTATTCGAAGGGCTTTCCCAAAACTCTCTTCCCGATCACTCAAAACTAAAACACTTGAGCTCCTATCACTTGTGAAACTGCCCGATCCGGCACGTCATTATAGGCAGTACCCCTTTGAGCTTAGTGGTGGAATGTGCCAACGCGTTGCCATTGCCATGGCTTTTGCCTTCTCCCCTCAAATCATTATCGCCGATGAGCCGACCACTGCGCTCGATGTCACTACACAATCTGAAATTTTAAAATTAATGAAGGATCTGCAGAAAAAAACGCAAACGAGCATTATTTTAATTACGCATGATTTGAGCATTGTAGCGCGCTATTGCGATCGAGTTATTGTCATGTACGCAGGCAAAATTGTTGAGTCTGCCTCGATTTGCGATCTTTTCTATCATCCCAAACACCCCTACACACAGCTTCTACTGCAATCACTCCCAAATGCAGTGATAGAAGGTGATCGCCTCACGCCCATTGAAGGAAAACCTCCCGATCTTTCCAAATTACTACCCGGCTGTTCTTTTTTTGATCGGTGCCCTTATGCTATGGAAATTTGCGAAAACCATTCTCCTCCTCTCACTCAGATGGAAAATAAACACGATAGCGCCTGTTGGCTTCACCATAAGAAGGAACCCTTGTGA
- a CDS encoding ABC transporter permease, whose product METTLFKKAVKITQNEEDCPLFISFQRDAFRRLFQNKLAITSLFFLIILLLCAIFIPMFTTYPYYETHLPLKNLPPSQQFIFGTDDLGRSLFSRIWYGARISLFIGLSAALIDMVIGVLYGAVAGFIGGKVDEVLMRITDIFHSLPRLVIVILLMVVFGQSVITIVIAMTLTGWINMARIIRGQIIVLKQQEFILAAKIMGASPLRILFTHLIPNTYGAIITTVTLTIPAAIFTEAFLSFLGLGVPPPAASWGTMANDGLSSFRYYPWRLFFPASFISCTLLAFNILGDGLRDAFDPRLRK is encoded by the coding sequence ATGGAAACAACTCTTTTTAAAAAAGCGGTTAAAATCACCCAAAACGAAGAAGATTGCCCTCTTTTTATCTCTTTTCAACGCGATGCTTTTCGCCGCTTATTTCAAAATAAATTAGCCATCACCTCCCTTTTTTTTCTAATTATCCTATTGCTATGTGCTATTTTTATTCCTATGTTCACGACTTATCCTTATTATGAGACGCATCTCCCTTTAAAAAATCTCCCCCCCTCTCAACAATTTATTTTTGGAACGGATGATCTGGGCCGAAGTCTATTTAGCCGGATTTGGTATGGCGCGCGCATTTCCCTCTTTATCGGTCTCTCAGCTGCACTCATCGATATGGTCATCGGTGTCCTATATGGAGCAGTGGCAGGTTTTATTGGGGGAAAAGTCGATGAAGTGCTGATGCGTATCACAGACATTTTCCATTCGCTTCCCCGTCTTGTCATAGTGATTTTATTGATGGTCGTATTTGGACAGAGCGTAATAACCATTGTCATTGCGATGACACTCACCGGATGGATCAATATGGCCCGCATTATTCGTGGACAAATCATCGTTCTAAAACAACAAGAATTTATCCTCGCAGCCAAAATCATGGGGGCAAGTCCTCTCCGTATTCTATTCACCCATTTAATTCCCAATACCTATGGCGCCATCATAACGACGGTCACGTTAACCATTCCGGCAGCTATTTTTACGGAGGCTTTTTTAAGTTTCTTGGGCCTTGGTGTCCCCCCTCCTGCGGCAAGCTGGGGAACAATGGCAAATGACGGGCTCTCTTCATTTCGCTACTACCCTTGGCGCCTCTTTTTTCCGGCAAGTTTTATTAGCTGTACACTGCTTGCCTTTAATATTCTCGGAGATGGTTTGCGCGATGCCTTTGACCCGAGGTTGCGCAAATGA